Proteins from a single region of Aureibacter tunicatorum:
- a CDS encoding RNA polymerase sigma-70 factor, producing MKNLEDDILLEKFKSGDVNAYEVLFKRHYKNLCLFSAKHLQSYDLAEEVVQELFCKLWEKRSNLNIHSSFKSYLYTATRLNSLKEIQTRQLHSEHHKVIKTNSSDSVEDQTIEKNELQAKIHETISSLPEQRRKVFEMSRNEGLKYKEIADKLNISPKTVENQMGKALRHMREALKEYLPAILVFFSIFFKK from the coding sequence TTGAAAAATCTGGAAGACGACATACTGCTTGAAAAATTCAAATCAGGAGACGTAAACGCTTATGAAGTGCTATTCAAAAGGCACTACAAAAACTTATGCCTCTTTTCCGCCAAACATCTGCAATCCTATGATCTTGCCGAGGAAGTTGTGCAAGAGCTTTTTTGCAAACTTTGGGAAAAAAGAAGCAATCTGAATATTCACAGCTCTTTCAAATCATATTTGTATACCGCTACTCGGCTAAATAGCCTAAAGGAAATCCAAACTCGTCAACTTCACTCTGAACATCACAAGGTCATCAAAACCAACAGTTCGGATTCGGTTGAAGATCAAACAATTGAAAAAAACGAGTTGCAAGCTAAAATTCATGAAACGATATCCAGCCTGCCTGAACAAAGAAGAAAAGTTTTTGAGATGAGCAGAAACGAAGGGCTTAAGTACAAAGAAATAGCTGACAAATTGAATATTTCACCCAAAACTGTTGAAAACCAAATGGGCAAAGCTTTAAGACACATGCGTGAAGCCTTAAAAGAATATTTGCCGGCGATATTAGTTTTTTTCAGTATTTTTTTCAAAAAGTAA
- a CDS encoding TonB-dependent receptor domain-containing protein encodes MSRNLFSLVAIMLLSIANFSAYSQYVIKGKVVNKSNEAQPFANIVVKSEDKTQLVKGGTSSMDGSFSVSLDEKGKYFFQVSMMGYETYAVESLEVLDKTTDMGTVKLEDALEMLEAVSVTSTRQAVQVSPGMQTINVTSELLSLGGNAEALLKAVPAVEISPKGNIEVRGSSNILFLINGKRSVMGMNPKQLLKMLPLSAIERVEVITTPSPKYDSEGVDSIINIILKKGAMDGFGMSAGVEWSPNPSMFGGNMMASYRKGDWNVTGAFGYFTENYPYEVDNERIGEGVGLVQKGDGKEKTQGYFTSINLGYEISEGESLDFEVGHMNFEQRSDLTQKNSFGENQSSIVDTKSNIDFKGTEMSLNYGKEFTKARKLDMLSNFSFGKSDGENNIVEQGIESNQTLIHNNAKYRMGEIKLDYIDSLGSRIKLESGMSANLLSFNVDQNNERSDFQERYKFLQQQYALYAMAKISFNKLMIGVGGRLQYFNSDGKEQVNNVDIDQSFVNPLPNVMLQYNISEGKHFHIVSMIYNKKINRPSYEQLNPVMNIEDPYNVVQGNINLKPEKVHNMELFHQIRTDKLQFSTTIFGRNTQDVIQRINTLKDDVVLTTFENYSQSYALGIENKSEWEPMEMLEFSAGFTAQKRWFPDAKSSTVDMNKTGYAFSANGSVTVRTGSGPTVTLRGNYFGKNVQAFSYREAYSKFDINVSQNILKGLVTLGVNAEDLFNSAGKEIWVTNGDGFENRTNWRTFSRRVSFSIYFNFM; translated from the coding sequence ATGTCAAGAAATCTATTTAGTTTAGTAGCGATCATGCTATTGTCGATAGCAAATTTTTCCGCTTATAGCCAGTATGTCATTAAAGGCAAAGTTGTCAATAAAAGCAATGAGGCGCAGCCTTTTGCTAATATTGTGGTGAAGTCCGAAGATAAAACCCAGCTTGTCAAAGGAGGTACTAGTAGCATGGATGGCAGTTTTTCGGTGTCATTGGATGAAAAAGGCAAGTATTTTTTTCAAGTGTCTATGATGGGATATGAAACTTACGCAGTTGAAAGCTTGGAGGTTTTAGACAAAACCACTGATATGGGAACCGTGAAATTGGAAGATGCTTTGGAGATGCTAGAGGCTGTGTCGGTAACTTCGACTAGGCAAGCTGTGCAAGTCAGTCCGGGTATGCAGACGATCAATGTAACCTCTGAGTTGCTGTCGTTGGGAGGGAATGCCGAAGCTTTATTGAAAGCTGTTCCGGCAGTGGAAATATCGCCCAAAGGAAATATCGAAGTCAGAGGGAGTTCGAATATTTTGTTTTTGATTAATGGGAAGCGTTCGGTTATGGGAATGAACCCTAAGCAATTATTGAAAATGTTGCCATTGTCAGCAATAGAACGGGTGGAGGTGATTACAACTCCTTCTCCTAAATACGATAGCGAGGGAGTTGATTCGATCATCAATATTATTTTGAAGAAGGGAGCAATGGATGGTTTTGGAATGAGCGCTGGAGTTGAGTGGAGCCCTAATCCTTCTATGTTTGGAGGAAATATGATGGCGTCTTATCGCAAGGGAGATTGGAATGTTACTGGTGCTTTTGGGTATTTTACAGAAAACTATCCTTATGAAGTGGATAATGAAAGAATCGGTGAAGGGGTTGGATTGGTTCAGAAAGGCGATGGCAAAGAAAAAACGCAAGGTTATTTCACGTCGATTAATTTGGGGTATGAGATCAGCGAGGGAGAGAGCTTGGATTTTGAAGTTGGTCATATGAATTTTGAACAGCGGTCGGATCTCACTCAGAAAAACAGTTTTGGGGAAAACCAAAGTTCAATTGTGGACACGAAGTCCAATATAGATTTCAAAGGAACTGAAATGTCCTTGAATTATGGGAAGGAATTTACAAAAGCCAGAAAACTGGATATGTTGTCGAATTTTTCATTTGGCAAAAGCGATGGAGAGAATAATATTGTCGAGCAAGGAATTGAAAGCAATCAAACGCTTATTCACAATAATGCAAAGTATAGAATGGGTGAAATCAAGCTTGATTACATAGATTCTTTGGGCAGTAGGATAAAGTTGGAATCAGGAATGTCGGCAAATTTATTAAGTTTCAATGTGGATCAGAATAATGAAAGAAGCGACTTTCAGGAAAGGTATAAGTTTTTGCAACAGCAATATGCTCTGTATGCCATGGCTAAGATCAGTTTCAATAAATTGATGATCGGAGTGGGGGGGAGATTGCAGTATTTCAATAGTGATGGGAAAGAGCAAGTGAACAATGTGGATATTGACCAATCTTTCGTAAATCCTTTGCCAAATGTAATGCTTCAATACAATATTTCGGAAGGTAAACATTTCCATATCGTATCGATGATTTATAATAAAAAGATCAACAGGCCTTCTTATGAGCAACTTAACCCTGTGATGAATATTGAAGATCCTTATAATGTTGTTCAAGGGAATATAAATCTAAAGCCCGAAAAAGTGCATAATATGGAGTTGTTTCATCAGATCAGAACTGACAAGCTTCAGTTTTCTACGACGATTTTTGGAAGAAACACTCAAGATGTCATTCAGCGAATAAATACGTTGAAAGATGATGTGGTGTTGACGACATTTGAAAATTACTCTCAATCTTATGCTTTGGGTATAGAAAATAAGTCGGAATGGGAACCTATGGAAATGTTGGAGTTTTCAGCGGGTTTCACAGCTCAAAAGCGCTGGTTCCCAGACGCTAAAAGTTCCACGGTGGATATGAATAAAACGGGTTATGCCTTTAGCGCGAATGGTAGCGTGACTGTTCGTACTGGTTCAGGGCCAACAGTGACTTTGAGGGGGAATTATTTTGGGAAGAATGTTCAAGCATTTTCATACAGAGAGGCTTATTCGAAGTTTGATATTAATGTATCTCAAAATATATTGAAGGGCTTGGTTACTCTGGGGGTGAATGCTGAAGACTTGTTCAATAGCGCGGGCAAAGAGATTTGGGTAACTAATGGTGATGGCTTTGAGAACAGAACGAACTGGAGAACATTTTCGAGAAGAGTTTCATTTTCGATTTATTTTAACTTCATGTAA
- a CDS encoding efflux RND transporter periplasmic adaptor subunit, with translation MNKLIYWQSISCLILMSIFSCDSKEKQTVPSSNKEFKTFKLEKKKIEKTLQLPVEIFPQDEAIISPKVEGYIKDLRVDIGDFVKKGQILLILDAPEIIANYAEAQAKRNEAQAVYAASKDNFDRLTKASKMNGIISNADLIQAQKHMEASLSALTSASSAVNSFAQLKEYLVIRAPFDGQISKRFINIGDFVSTNSKSKLFHLMDMSTSRVHLYMPESYVNFHLQDSILRFETDAIHNKVFEAKLKRKSGEIDFDTRTELWEFEHINSSNKLKAGMYATGELNISRSGLSFVVPKTAIVTAMEDQFLISIQNGIANRISVKKGLIQGDSIEVFGNLNERDQILFRGSEEITHGQKIN, from the coding sequence ATGAATAAATTAATTTATTGGCAATCTATAAGCTGTCTCATTCTAATGAGCATATTCAGTTGCGACTCAAAAGAGAAACAAACTGTGCCGTCGTCAAATAAAGAGTTTAAGACCTTTAAGCTGGAAAAAAAGAAGATTGAAAAAACGCTTCAACTTCCCGTCGAAATTTTTCCTCAAGATGAAGCGATCATTAGCCCAAAAGTGGAAGGCTACATCAAAGATTTGAGAGTAGACATTGGCGACTTTGTCAAAAAAGGTCAAATTTTGCTAATTCTTGACGCCCCTGAAATCATTGCAAATTATGCGGAAGCTCAAGCCAAGCGGAACGAAGCTCAAGCAGTATACGCAGCGAGCAAAGACAACTTTGACCGCCTGACTAAAGCTTCTAAGATGAATGGCATCATCTCTAATGCTGATTTGATCCAAGCTCAAAAGCATATGGAAGCTTCTCTGTCCGCATTAACATCCGCCAGTTCTGCTGTTAATTCTTTTGCTCAATTAAAGGAATATTTAGTCATCAGAGCGCCTTTTGACGGGCAAATAAGCAAAAGATTCATAAATATTGGAGATTTCGTCAGTACCAATAGCAAGTCCAAGTTATTTCACTTGATGGATATGAGCACAAGCCGTGTGCATCTTTACATGCCTGAAAGCTATGTAAACTTCCATTTACAAGACAGCATATTAAGATTTGAAACAGATGCTATCCACAACAAAGTTTTCGAAGCAAAACTCAAAAGAAAATCAGGCGAAATCGACTTCGACACACGCACAGAGCTTTGGGAGTTTGAACATATCAACTCTTCAAATAAGCTCAAAGCAGGAATGTACGCCACGGGCGAATTAAATATTTCAAGATCTGGCCTTTCATTTGTTGTGCCTAAAACCGCTATTGTCACTGCGATGGAAGATCAATTTCTTATTTCTATTCAGAATGGCATAGCAAATAGAATATCAGTCAAAAAAGGACTTATACAAGGAGACAGCATAGAAGTATTTGGCAACCTCAACGAAAGAGATCAGATCCTATTCAGGGGCAGTGAAGAGATTACTCATGGACAAAAAATAAATTAA
- a CDS encoding sensor histidine kinase has protein sequence MNTFGTTYAAIRSSGILIVLVVAFWINKKILLPQFILIENKKIGLYIICLIALLACAGTIDYFVDMFAFTQIENSVYEKLLEELEEWLKNPDFSFNEFHESFLDGIFLVSPAIFVLIFINLLYELQERDKKKDKQKRELAEQKMQTELKFLKSQINPHFLFNALSSLYTMSYMKMEGTTENIAKLSDMLRYLLYECNEEEVSLQKELDYLNSFIGFQLMKINHPENVKFTANIQTPDTKIEPMLLEPLVENAFKYSGIDKYDDAYINIEFTQTNKQLTFNIQNSLSKANTASNTNGGIGIENIQKRLELRYKNRYELSVDQSTNVYSLQLKITL, from the coding sequence ATGAATACATTTGGAACGACCTATGCGGCTATTCGAAGCTCAGGGATACTTATTGTGCTTGTCGTCGCTTTTTGGATCAATAAAAAGATTCTATTGCCCCAATTTATTTTAATAGAGAATAAAAAAATCGGCCTTTATATCATCTGTTTGATTGCGTTATTAGCTTGCGCAGGAACGATTGACTATTTCGTTGATATGTTCGCCTTTACCCAAATTGAAAACTCTGTGTATGAAAAGTTGCTTGAGGAGCTTGAAGAATGGCTCAAAAACCCTGATTTCAGCTTCAATGAGTTTCATGAAAGCTTCTTGGATGGAATTTTTTTAGTTTCTCCAGCTATTTTTGTGCTGATCTTTATTAACCTTCTTTACGAACTTCAAGAGCGTGATAAAAAGAAAGACAAGCAAAAAAGAGAGCTTGCCGAGCAAAAAATGCAAACAGAGTTGAAGTTTCTCAAGTCTCAAATCAATCCTCACTTTCTATTCAACGCCCTCAGTAGCCTTTATACCATGAGCTATATGAAAATGGAGGGTACTACTGAAAATATTGCCAAGCTTTCCGATATGCTCCGATATCTTCTATATGAATGCAACGAGGAAGAAGTAAGCTTGCAAAAAGAACTTGACTACCTTAATAGCTTCATAGGGTTCCAATTGATGAAAATAAATCATCCGGAAAATGTTAAATTCACTGCCAATATTCAAACTCCTGACACCAAGATAGAACCCATGCTTTTGGAGCCTTTAGTGGAAAATGCCTTCAAGTACAGCGGTATTGACAAATATGATGACGCATACATCAATATAGAATTCACTCAAACCAATAAGCAATTAACCTTTAATATTCAAAATAGTCTAAGCAAGGCCAATACAGCTTCGAACACTAATGGAGGCATTGGCATTGAAAATATTCAAAAAAGGCTGGAACTTCGTTATAAAAACCGCTACGAGTTATCCGTAGATCAGTCTACAAACGTTTATTCTCTACAACTTAAAATAACTCTCTAA
- a CDS encoding efflux RND transporter permease subunit has product MKLIEGSLSKPISIMVGVIAIAIFSILTIRNMKIDIFPTFGSPTIYVAQPYGGLSPEQMESFVTNYYEYHFLYVTGVKKVESKSVQGNALIKIEFHEGTDMSQAAAEVVGYVNRSRAFMPPGTVPPFVTRFDAGSVPVGQLVFSSETRTLGEIADLALFKVRPMFSTLPGVSAPPPFGGSSKTVVVKVDPEKVRRYNFSPDEIVTTLAQSNIISPAGNIGVNNEMLITAQNTVVEDIEEFGNIPLTQGKGANVYLKDIANVSIGADITTGYALVNGARSVYIPVTKRADASTWEVVQNVKKALPDMQASVPEDINVSYEFDQSGYVINSLKSVIFEGFLGALLTGLMVLLFLGDKRSALIVVLTIPIAILSSVIGLNLIGQTINIMTLGGLALSVGMLVDEATVTIENIHRHQEMGKSKAEAVLAGCREIVKPKLLILFSILAVFAPALFMSGVPKGMFMPMSLAVGFSMIASFLLSMTFVPVLAIWLLKQFDPSKHESDKFERFKSKYLSLLKSLKRNSKSSIIAYFSVSLLILGVSAFIIGLDIFPKVDAGQTQVRLRLATGTRIERTEEVTKDLLQISKGIVGENNLDITSAFIGTQPSSFPVNLIHLWTSGPHESVIKINLSKKADYPIEEFKEELRKRFSLKYPEASISFEPGDLVDQVINLGATNPIEVAVMGKNLSESMKVAQQLKDKISKIPYYRDVQITTPLDYPGVKLEIDRVKAAKLGLTVEQISKSLVTATSSSRFTQPNYWREPNSGVAYQVQVEYPQHEMNKIEDIEMVPIANKNGKKIYFRDVASWKELQTPAEYDRLNQQRYITLTANTHDKDLGSAIKDLDNAIASIQNLPAGVKILKKGQADLLNLTLDELQLGLFIAIIVIFLMLSASFQSFKTAITSLSILPLVIAGSLVLLIATGHSLNIQSYMGMIMAVGVSVSNAVLYITNAEDLRKEGDETAYITAAANRIRPILMTGLAMMSGMLPMALAMGEGGDQVAPLGLAVIGGLAASMISILLILPLLYHAFCGKHPYSSESLNPEDSFSKYARSAEHKNLKN; this is encoded by the coding sequence ATGAAATTAATAGAAGGATCACTAAGCAAGCCGATTTCAATCATGGTCGGCGTAATAGCTATAGCAATATTTTCAATTCTTACAATCAGGAATATGAAAATCGATATATTTCCGACATTCGGGTCACCCACAATTTATGTTGCTCAACCTTATGGCGGACTGTCACCTGAACAAATGGAGTCATTTGTCACCAACTATTATGAATACCATTTTTTGTATGTCACAGGTGTTAAAAAAGTAGAATCCAAGTCCGTGCAAGGCAATGCGCTTATTAAAATCGAATTTCATGAAGGAACGGACATGAGCCAAGCAGCGGCAGAAGTTGTAGGATACGTCAACAGATCAAGAGCATTCATGCCGCCAGGAACTGTTCCGCCTTTTGTAACAAGGTTTGACGCTGGTTCCGTGCCTGTTGGCCAATTGGTATTTTCATCAGAGACAAGAACCTTGGGAGAAATCGCCGACTTGGCGCTTTTCAAAGTCAGACCAATGTTCTCTACGTTGCCGGGCGTTTCCGCTCCTCCCCCATTCGGAGGCTCATCCAAAACAGTTGTGGTAAAAGTAGATCCTGAAAAAGTGAGAAGATATAATTTCTCTCCAGATGAGATTGTTACGACACTTGCCCAATCAAACATTATCTCTCCCGCGGGAAATATAGGCGTAAATAATGAAATGCTCATTACGGCTCAAAACACTGTTGTTGAAGATATCGAAGAGTTTGGCAACATTCCTTTGACTCAAGGCAAAGGAGCTAATGTTTACCTTAAAGATATTGCCAATGTATCCATAGGAGCTGATATAACTACAGGATATGCATTGGTCAATGGTGCTAGATCTGTATATATTCCTGTAACCAAAAGAGCCGATGCCTCCACTTGGGAAGTGGTTCAAAATGTTAAAAAAGCCTTGCCCGATATGCAAGCTTCAGTTCCCGAAGACATAAACGTTTCTTATGAGTTCGATCAATCAGGATATGTAATCAATTCATTAAAGAGTGTGATATTCGAAGGTTTTTTAGGCGCGCTATTAACAGGTTTGATGGTATTGCTCTTCCTTGGAGATAAAAGATCAGCTCTAATTGTCGTGCTAACCATACCGATAGCTATCTTATCAAGTGTAATTGGCTTGAACCTCATCGGACAAACTATCAATATCATGACCTTGGGAGGCTTAGCGCTTTCTGTCGGCATGCTTGTCGATGAAGCGACTGTAACTATCGAAAACATACACCGTCATCAAGAGATGGGAAAGTCAAAAGCCGAAGCGGTTTTAGCAGGTTGTAGAGAAATTGTAAAACCAAAACTGCTGATACTCTTCAGTATTTTAGCTGTTTTCGCGCCTGCATTATTCATGTCAGGAGTTCCCAAAGGCATGTTTATGCCAATGTCTTTGGCTGTAGGCTTTTCGATGATTGCCTCCTTTTTATTATCCATGACCTTTGTGCCTGTGCTTGCCATATGGTTGTTAAAGCAATTTGACCCAAGCAAACATGAAAGCGACAAGTTCGAGCGGTTCAAATCAAAATATTTAAGCTTATTAAAGTCGCTCAAAAGAAACAGCAAAAGCTCAATCATCGCTTATTTTTCGGTTTCATTGCTCATTCTTGGTGTCAGCGCTTTTATTATAGGTTTGGATATATTTCCAAAAGTGGATGCAGGGCAAACTCAAGTGAGGCTAAGATTAGCGACAGGCACAAGAATAGAAAGAACAGAAGAAGTGACCAAGGATCTGCTCCAAATATCAAAAGGCATTGTTGGTGAAAATAATCTAGACATAACTTCCGCTTTCATAGGTACGCAGCCTTCAAGCTTTCCCGTTAACTTGATTCACCTTTGGACTTCAGGCCCTCATGAATCCGTTATCAAAATCAATTTATCTAAAAAAGCCGACTACCCAATTGAGGAGTTCAAAGAAGAACTTAGAAAACGTTTTTCTTTAAAATATCCTGAAGCCTCCATTTCTTTTGAGCCGGGAGATCTCGTCGATCAAGTAATAAACCTTGGAGCAACCAACCCTATTGAAGTCGCTGTCATGGGTAAAAACTTGTCCGAATCTATGAAAGTCGCTCAGCAACTAAAAGACAAAATATCAAAGATTCCATACTATAGAGATGTGCAAATCACAACTCCCTTGGACTATCCCGGTGTTAAGCTGGAGATTGATCGAGTAAAAGCGGCAAAGTTAGGACTTACTGTCGAGCAAATTTCGAAATCATTGGTCACAGCAACTTCTTCCAGTCGTTTTACCCAACCCAATTATTGGCGAGAGCCCAATTCGGGAGTTGCCTACCAAGTTCAAGTTGAATATCCTCAACATGAAATGAATAAAATTGAAGACATTGAAATGGTTCCTATTGCCAATAAAAATGGCAAGAAAATCTATTTCAGAGATGTCGCTAGTTGGAAAGAATTGCAAACCCCAGCTGAATATGATCGCTTAAACCAACAAAGATACATTACATTAACAGCCAATACGCATGATAAAGACTTGGGCAGCGCCATCAAAGATCTAGATAATGCTATCGCTTCTATCCAAAACCTGCCCGCTGGCGTGAAAATCCTCAAAAAAGGGCAAGCTGACTTGCTAAACTTAACTTTAGATGAATTGCAATTAGGCTTGTTCATAGCTATTATCGTAATCTTCTTAATGTTGTCAGCTAGTTTTCAATCCTTTAAAACTGCGATTACTTCTCTTTCGATTCTTCCACTAGTCATAGCAGGCTCATTAGTTTTGCTCATCGCTACTGGCCATAGCCTTAACATTCAATCCTACATGGGCATGATCATGGCAGTCGGCGTATCAGTATCCAATGCAGTGCTTTATATAACCAATGCTGAAGATCTAAGAAAAGAAGGCGATGAAACTGCCTATATAACCGCCGCCGCGAACAGAATACGTCCGATACTAATGACGGGCTTGGCGATGATGTCCGGCATGCTCCCTATGGCGTTAGCGATGGGTGAAGGAGGCGATCAAGTAGCACCATTGGGGCTTGCTGTAATTGGCGGACTTGCCGCATCGATGATAAGCATCTTACTAATCCTGCCATTGCTTTACCATGCATTTTGCGGTAAGCATCCCTACAGTAGCGAATCTCTCAATCCTGAAGACTCCTTTAGCAAATACGCCAGATCAGCAGAGCATAAAAATTTAAAAAACTGA
- a CDS encoding LytTR family DNA-binding domain-containing protein yields MEKIRTIVVEDERMVRQLLIEYISKIPQLELVGEFNNPLEALNFLSTDTPDLMFLDIQMPDITGIELLESLPQKPLTVFTTAYSEHALKGYELGVFDYLLKPIVFTRFLQTINKVIKYYQEAKDVASMPHEESSDTGYKYVSTYTEYISVKANHHYYKINYSDLVYLESQREYVIFHTHDDEISCISSLKKLEMELPEEQFIRVHKSFIVSIKQIKSLYGNELTVGQSKIPVGLSYRNKVLEIFEKK; encoded by the coding sequence ATGGAAAAAATCAGAACTATCGTCGTGGAGGATGAACGCATGGTAAGGCAGCTTCTCATAGAGTATATCAGCAAAATCCCTCAACTTGAGCTTGTAGGAGAATTCAATAATCCATTAGAGGCACTAAACTTTCTTAGCACGGATACTCCCGACTTGATGTTTTTGGATATTCAAATGCCCGATATCACAGGCATAGAGCTATTGGAATCATTACCACAAAAACCACTAACCGTGTTTACCACAGCATACTCCGAACATGCTCTTAAGGGATATGAATTGGGCGTATTCGACTATTTGCTAAAACCCATTGTCTTTACTAGATTCCTTCAAACGATCAACAAAGTAATCAAATACTATCAAGAAGCTAAAGATGTAGCCTCAATGCCACATGAAGAATCTTCAGATACTGGATATAAATATGTATCCACATACACGGAGTACATAAGCGTCAAAGCAAATCATCATTACTACAAGATCAATTACAGCGACTTGGTATATTTGGAAAGCCAAAGAGAATATGTCATTTTCCATACTCATGATGATGAAATATCATGCATTTCCTCCTTAAAGAAACTTGAAATGGAGCTTCCTGAAGAGCAATTCATTAGAGTTCATAAATCTTTTATCGTATCAATCAAACAGATCAAAAGCTTATACGGCAATGAGCTAACGGTAGGACAATCAAAAATTCCTGTGGGACTCAGCTACAGAAATAAAGTATTGGAGATTTTTGAAAAAAAATAA
- a CDS encoding FecR family protein, with amino-acid sequence MTQEEIDNLIIKHILKETSSEEDKILQNWLSMNADNKKYFDDFMLIWNESEDSASHETFNAIDENKAWENVKPTVASRKITPWWAYASAAAIVLGTVITFLLLRKNTSEPVQIAWNHVTNHEDHPINYSLPDSSIVTIAVDSKIQFPENFNQIAREIRLEGKAFFDVTKDSQRPFVVHTQNINVKVLGTQFSVDIEKNKTQVAVQEGKVWMYKNKSMEDSVKGILLTKNNIGEYSNSSKSISEHKMLTNNIFAWKSGNIISFANTPMPEVIADIEDIFDVKIVNESAKLNSKTFNGKFHDPTIQKVFNSLESTYNVKVTLKDSVYYIH; translated from the coding sequence ATGACACAAGAGGAAATCGACAACCTAATCATAAAGCATATTCTCAAGGAAACCAGCTCCGAAGAAGACAAAATTCTTCAGAATTGGCTTTCAATGAATGCGGATAATAAAAAGTATTTCGACGACTTCATGCTTATCTGGAATGAAAGCGAAGATAGCGCTAGCCATGAAACCTTCAATGCAATTGACGAGAACAAGGCATGGGAGAATGTTAAACCCACAGTTGCCTCTCGAAAAATCACTCCCTGGTGGGCTTATGCATCAGCGGCGGCGATAGTATTGGGCACCGTGATAACTTTTTTGTTATTAAGAAAAAATACTAGCGAGCCTGTCCAAATAGCTTGGAATCATGTCACCAATCATGAGGACCACCCTATTAATTATAGTCTTCCTGATAGCTCTATTGTCACGATCGCTGTAGACTCCAAAATCCAATTTCCTGAAAATTTCAACCAAATAGCCAGAGAAATACGTCTCGAAGGAAAAGCCTTCTTTGATGTTACTAAAGATTCCCAACGCCCATTTGTCGTGCACACCCAAAATATCAATGTCAAAGTATTGGGCACTCAATTTTCAGTGGATATCGAAAAAAACAAAACCCAAGTCGCCGTACAGGAAGGCAAAGTTTGGATGTACAAAAACAAAAGCATGGAAGATTCTGTCAAAGGAATATTGCTTACAAAAAATAATATCGGCGAGTACAGCAATAGTTCCAAGTCGATTTCTGAACATAAAATGCTTACAAACAATATTTTCGCATGGAAAAGCGGCAATATAATTTCCTTTGCCAATACGCCTATGCCTGAAGTAATCGCGGACATTGAAGATATTTTCGACGTCAAAATCGTCAATGAAAGCGCCAAGCTTAACAGCAAAACATTCAACGGCAAGTTTCATGATCCGACAATACAAAAAGTATTCAACTCACTTGAATCCACTTACAATGTAAAAGTCACTTTAAAAGATAGCGTTTACTATATTCATTAG